A window from Nasonia vitripennis strain AsymCx chromosome 2 unlocalized genomic scaffold, Nvit_psr_1.1 chr2_random0010, whole genome shotgun sequence encodes these proteins:
- the LOC100115042 gene encoding SET and MYND domain-containing protein 4 isoform X1, whose amino-acid sequence MDDVRNLLLAKMKATGKSNEMTFKFKIMTTDESRVAIALNIMEVFQILPQNKCKFKDSQTSINLRHEANRIFISNKNNVDKLLTSWELYSKAIAIAPNTSQELSLAYANRSAVLFCFKKFEECIGDINHALELNYPTHLKGKLLFRKIECLYFLSNVIDIKSTIKEAKCWLEDINLSINEKNKLEEKLQIMESKGALLIPLFKNENKKETIFPNIVYNKLIPCASDALDVKYSDKFGRHIITTRKINAGDILIIEKPYATMLIPEKAYTHCSQCLNVYWALIPCEFCIHAMYCSKRCKNEAWKQYHDIECAAAGYLLELDFNKCALFSMRLSILALRELGSVNNLRSNLEQINNCSHKDAISEEIFQSNKYHSLFTLVTNTGKRSISDLFERALNAAFILYYLCTNTTLFGKKFESEISQISTNKDATYVGGLILRNMQIIPSNIHSYEEECRINTIDIGVSAQPFCSLINHSCDPNVSRCSTGNGMLIYALVPIEPGSQIFDNYGSHYAVMNKFEREVKLKQYYFKCECRACKEDWPTYENLLPFDKLITNKKIKEEIETTLQNFNAYVEYAKAGDIESKHYLLEDLSKITSILIKNVPMPCCTVNNVIETLKRLFSLTYGNKFEIPPIN is encoded by the exons ATGGATGACGTAAGAAATCTATTATTAGCTAAAATGAAAGCAACAGGAAAAAGTAATGAAATgacttttaaatttaaaatcatgACTACTGATGAATCAAGAGTTGCAATAGCACTTAATATCATGGAAGTATTTCAAATATTACCACAAAATAAGTGTAAATTTAAAGACTCGCAGACATCAATTAATTTACGTCATGAAGCTAACAGAATTTTtatatcaaacaaaaataatgttgATAAGCTGCTTACATCATGGGAGTTATATTCAAAAGCTATTGCTATAGCTCCTAATACATCCCAAGAGCTTTCTTTAGCATATGCTAATCGATCAGCAGTGTTATTCTGTTTCAAGAAATTTGAAGAATGTATAGGAGACATTAACCACGCCTTAGAATTAAATTACCCGACTCATCTGAAAGGTAAACTTTTATTTCGGAAAATTGAATGTTTGTATTTTCTGAGCAATGTTATTGATATAAAAAGTACTATTAAGGAAGCTAAATGCTGGCTTGAAGACATTAATTTAtctattaatgaaaaaaataagttagAAGAAAAGTTGCAAATTATGGAGTCTAAGGGTGCTCTGTTGATACCattgtttaaaaatgaaaataaaaaagaaacaatattCCCTAATATTGtctataataaattaataccgTGTGCTTCAGATGCCTTAGATGTTAAATATAGTGATAAATTTGGACGACACATTATAACTACACGGAAAATTAATGCAGGCGATATATTGATTATTGAAAAACCTTATGCAACTATGTTGATACCTGAAAAGGCATATACTCATTGTTCACAGTGTTTAAATGTTTATTGGGCGCTAATTCCTTGTGAATTTTGTATTCATGCAATGTATTGTTCTAAAAGATGTAAAAATGAAGCCTGGAAACAATATCATGACATAgagtgtgctgctgctggataTTTGTTGgaattagattttaataaatgtgCATTGTTTAGTATGAGATTATCAATTTTGGCTTTGAGAGAATTAGGAAGTGTAAATAATTTAAGAAGTAATTTAGAACAGATTAACAATT GTTCTCATAAAGATGCCATCTCtgaagaaatatttcaaagtaATAAATATCATAGTTTGTTTACACTTGTAACTAATACGGGCAAAAGGTCAATATCCGATCTTTTTGAAAGAGCATTAAATGCTGCATTCAtcctttattatttatgcacCAATACAACACtctttggaaaaaaatttgaatcagaaataaGCCAAATAAGTACAAACAAAGATGCTACTTATGTCGGTGGATTAATTTTGCGCAATATGCAAATAATTCCTAGCAATATTCACAGT taTGAAGAAGAATGTAGAATTAATACAATTGACATAGGAGTATCAGCTCAACCATTTTGCAGCCTTATTAACCACAGTTGTGATCCGAATGTATCTAGATGCTCAACAGGGAATGGCATGCTTATTTATGCTCTTGTTCCGATAGAACCCGGTTCACAA atttttgataattatggAAGTCACTATGCTGTCATGAATAAATTTGAAAGAGAAGTAAAGCTGAAGCAATACTACTTTAAATGTGAATGCAGAGCATGCAAAGAAGATTGGCCTACATACGAAAATTTATTACCTTTTGAT AAATtgataacaaataaaaaaattaaagaggAGATAGAAACAactcttcaaaattttaatgcttACGTTGAATATGCAAAGGCAGGTGATATCGAAAGTAAGCATTATTTATTGGAAGATTTATCTAAAATTACTTCTATTCTGATTAAAAATGTACCAATGCCATGCTGCACTGTAAATAATGTTATTGAAACATTAAAAAGGTTATTTTCTTTAACTT
- the LOC100115042 gene encoding SET and MYND domain-containing protein 4 isoform X5, which produces MDDVRNLLLAKMKATGKSNEMTFKFKIMTTDESRVAIALNIMEVFQILPQNKCKFKDSQTSINLRHEANRIFISNKNNVDKLLTSWELYSKAIAIAPNTSQELSLAYANRSAVLFCFKKFEECIGDINHALELNYPTHLKGKLLFRKIECLYFLSNVIDIKSTIKEAKCWLEDINLSINEKNKLEEKLQIMESKGALLIPLFKNENKKETIFPNIVYNKLIPCASDALDVKYSDKFGRHIITTRKINAGDILIIEKPYATMLIPEKAYTHCSQCLNVYWALIPCEFCIHAMYCSKRCKNEAWKQYHDIECAAAGYLLELDFNKCALFSMRLSILALRELGSVNNLRSNLEQINNCSHKDAISEEIFQSNKYHSLFTLVTNTGKRSISDLFERALNAAFILYYLCTNTTLFGKKFESEISQISTNKDATYVGGLILRNMQIIPSNIHSVLLIL; this is translated from the exons ATGGATGACGTAAGAAATCTATTATTAGCTAAAATGAAAGCAACAGGAAAAAGTAATGAAATgacttttaaatttaaaatcatgACTACTGATGAATCAAGAGTTGCAATAGCACTTAATATCATGGAAGTATTTCAAATATTACCACAAAATAAGTGTAAATTTAAAGACTCGCAGACATCAATTAATTTACGTCATGAAGCTAACAGAATTTTtatatcaaacaaaaataatgttgATAAGCTGCTTACATCATGGGAGTTATATTCAAAAGCTATTGCTATAGCTCCTAATACATCCCAAGAGCTTTCTTTAGCATATGCTAATCGATCAGCAGTGTTATTCTGTTTCAAGAAATTTGAAGAATGTATAGGAGACATTAACCACGCCTTAGAATTAAATTACCCGACTCATCTGAAAGGTAAACTTTTATTTCGGAAAATTGAATGTTTGTATTTTCTGAGCAATGTTATTGATATAAAAAGTACTATTAAGGAAGCTAAATGCTGGCTTGAAGACATTAATTTAtctattaatgaaaaaaataagttagAAGAAAAGTTGCAAATTATGGAGTCTAAGGGTGCTCTGTTGATACCattgtttaaaaatgaaaataaaaaagaaacaatattCCCTAATATTGtctataataaattaataccgTGTGCTTCAGATGCCTTAGATGTTAAATATAGTGATAAATTTGGACGACACATTATAACTACACGGAAAATTAATGCAGGCGATATATTGATTATTGAAAAACCTTATGCAACTATGTTGATACCTGAAAAGGCATATACTCATTGTTCACAGTGTTTAAATGTTTATTGGGCGCTAATTCCTTGTGAATTTTGTATTCATGCAATGTATTGTTCTAAAAGATGTAAAAATGAAGCCTGGAAACAATATCATGACATAgagtgtgctgctgctggataTTTGTTGgaattagattttaataaatgtgCATTGTTTAGTATGAGATTATCAATTTTGGCTTTGAGAGAATTAGGAAGTGTAAATAATTTAAGAAGTAATTTAGAACAGATTAACAATT GTTCTCATAAAGATGCCATCTCtgaagaaatatttcaaagtaATAAATATCATAGTTTGTTTACACTTGTAACTAATACGGGCAAAAGGTCAATATCCGATCTTTTTGAAAGAGCATTAAATGCTGCATTCAtcctttattatttatgcacCAATACAACACtctttggaaaaaaatttgaatcagaaataaGCCAAATAAGTACAAACAAAGATGCTACTTATGTCGGTGGATTAATTTTGCGCAATATGCAAATAATTCCTAGCAATATTCACAGTGTACTCTTAATACtataa
- the LOC100115042 gene encoding SET and MYND domain-containing protein 4 isoform X2, whose product MDDVRNLLLAKMKATGKSNEMTFKFKIMTTDESRVAIALNIMEVFQILPQNKCKFKDSQTSINLRHEANRIFISNKNNVDKLLTSWELYSKAIAIAPNTSQELSLAYANRSAVLFCFKKFEECIGDINHALELNYPTHLKGKLLFRKIECLYFLSNVIDIKSTIKEAKCWLEDINLSINEKNKLEEKLQIMESKGALLIPLFKNENKKETIFPNIVYNKLIPCASDALDVKYSDKFGRHIITTRKINAGDILIIEKPYATMLIPEKAYTHCSQCLNVYWALIPCEFCIHAMYCSKRCKNEAWKQYHDIECAAAGYLLELDFNKCALFSMRLSILALRELGSVNNLRSSHKDAISEEIFQSNKYHSLFTLVTNTGKRSISDLFERALNAAFILYYLCTNTTLFGKKFESEISQISTNKDATYVGGLILRNMQIIPSNIHSYEEECRINTIDIGVSAQPFCSLINHSCDPNVSRCSTGNGMLIYALVPIEPGSQIFDNYGSHYAVMNKFEREVKLKQYYFKCECRACKEDWPTYENLLPFDKLITNKKIKEEIETTLQNFNAYVEYAKAGDIESKHYLLEDLSKITSILIKNVPMPCCTVNNVIETLKRLFSLTYGNKFEIPPIN is encoded by the exons ATGGATGACGTAAGAAATCTATTATTAGCTAAAATGAAAGCAACAGGAAAAAGTAATGAAATgacttttaaatttaaaatcatgACTACTGATGAATCAAGAGTTGCAATAGCACTTAATATCATGGAAGTATTTCAAATATTACCACAAAATAAGTGTAAATTTAAAGACTCGCAGACATCAATTAATTTACGTCATGAAGCTAACAGAATTTTtatatcaaacaaaaataatgttgATAAGCTGCTTACATCATGGGAGTTATATTCAAAAGCTATTGCTATAGCTCCTAATACATCCCAAGAGCTTTCTTTAGCATATGCTAATCGATCAGCAGTGTTATTCTGTTTCAAGAAATTTGAAGAATGTATAGGAGACATTAACCACGCCTTAGAATTAAATTACCCGACTCATCTGAAAGGTAAACTTTTATTTCGGAAAATTGAATGTTTGTATTTTCTGAGCAATGTTATTGATATAAAAAGTACTATTAAGGAAGCTAAATGCTGGCTTGAAGACATTAATTTAtctattaatgaaaaaaataagttagAAGAAAAGTTGCAAATTATGGAGTCTAAGGGTGCTCTGTTGATACCattgtttaaaaatgaaaataaaaaagaaacaatattCCCTAATATTGtctataataaattaataccgTGTGCTTCAGATGCCTTAGATGTTAAATATAGTGATAAATTTGGACGACACATTATAACTACACGGAAAATTAATGCAGGCGATATATTGATTATTGAAAAACCTTATGCAACTATGTTGATACCTGAAAAGGCATATACTCATTGTTCACAGTGTTTAAATGTTTATTGGGCGCTAATTCCTTGTGAATTTTGTATTCATGCAATGTATTGTTCTAAAAGATGTAAAAATGAAGCCTGGAAACAATATCATGACATAgagtgtgctgctgctggataTTTGTTGgaattagattttaataaatgtgCATTGTTTAGTATGAGATTATCAATTTTGGCTTTGAGAGAATTAGGAAGTGTAAATAATTTAAGAA GTTCTCATAAAGATGCCATCTCtgaagaaatatttcaaagtaATAAATATCATAGTTTGTTTACACTTGTAACTAATACGGGCAAAAGGTCAATATCCGATCTTTTTGAAAGAGCATTAAATGCTGCATTCAtcctttattatttatgcacCAATACAACACtctttggaaaaaaatttgaatcagaaataaGCCAAATAAGTACAAACAAAGATGCTACTTATGTCGGTGGATTAATTTTGCGCAATATGCAAATAATTCCTAGCAATATTCACAGT taTGAAGAAGAATGTAGAATTAATACAATTGACATAGGAGTATCAGCTCAACCATTTTGCAGCCTTATTAACCACAGTTGTGATCCGAATGTATCTAGATGCTCAACAGGGAATGGCATGCTTATTTATGCTCTTGTTCCGATAGAACCCGGTTCACAA atttttgataattatggAAGTCACTATGCTGTCATGAATAAATTTGAAAGAGAAGTAAAGCTGAAGCAATACTACTTTAAATGTGAATGCAGAGCATGCAAAGAAGATTGGCCTACATACGAAAATTTATTACCTTTTGAT AAATtgataacaaataaaaaaattaaagaggAGATAGAAACAactcttcaaaattttaatgcttACGTTGAATATGCAAAGGCAGGTGATATCGAAAGTAAGCATTATTTATTGGAAGATTTATCTAAAATTACTTCTATTCTGATTAAAAATGTACCAATGCCATGCTGCACTGTAAATAATGTTATTGAAACATTAAAAAGGTTATTTTCTTTAACTT
- the LOC100115042 gene encoding SET and MYND domain-containing protein 4 isoform X6 — translation MDDVRNLLLAKMKATGKSNEMTFKFKIMTTDESRVAIALNIMEVFQILPQNKCKFKDSQTSINLRHEANRIFISNKNNVDKLLTSWELYSKAIAIAPNTSQELSLAYANRSAVLFCFKKFEECIGDINHALELNYPTHLKGSHKDAISEEIFQSNKYHSLFTLVTNTGKRSISDLFERALNAAFILYYLCTNTTLFGKKFESEISQISTNKDATYVGGLILRNMQIIPSNIHSYEEECRINTIDIGVSAQPFCSLINHSCDPNVSRCSTGNGMLIYALVPIEPGSQIFDNYGSHYAVMNKFEREVKLKQYYFKCECRACKEDWPTYENLLPFDKLITNKKIKEEIETTLQNFNAYVEYAKAGDIESKHYLLEDLSKITSILIKNVPMPCCTVNNVIETLKRLFSLTYGNKFEIPPIN, via the exons ATGGATGACGTAAGAAATCTATTATTAGCTAAAATGAAAGCAACAGGAAAAAGTAATGAAATgacttttaaatttaaaatcatgACTACTGATGAATCAAGAGTTGCAATAGCACTTAATATCATGGAAGTATTTCAAATATTACCACAAAATAAGTGTAAATTTAAAGACTCGCAGACATCAATTAATTTACGTCATGAAGCTAACAGAATTTTtatatcaaacaaaaataatgttgATAAGCTGCTTACATCATGGGAGTTATATTCAAAAGCTATTGCTATAGCTCCTAATACATCCCAAGAGCTTTCTTTAGCATATGCTAATCGATCAGCAGTGTTATTCTGTTTCAAGAAATTTGAAGAATGTATAGGAGACATTAACCACGCCTTAGAATTAAATTACCCGACTCATCTGAAAG GTTCTCATAAAGATGCCATCTCtgaagaaatatttcaaagtaATAAATATCATAGTTTGTTTACACTTGTAACTAATACGGGCAAAAGGTCAATATCCGATCTTTTTGAAAGAGCATTAAATGCTGCATTCAtcctttattatttatgcacCAATACAACACtctttggaaaaaaatttgaatcagaaataaGCCAAATAAGTACAAACAAAGATGCTACTTATGTCGGTGGATTAATTTTGCGCAATATGCAAATAATTCCTAGCAATATTCACAGT taTGAAGAAGAATGTAGAATTAATACAATTGACATAGGAGTATCAGCTCAACCATTTTGCAGCCTTATTAACCACAGTTGTGATCCGAATGTATCTAGATGCTCAACAGGGAATGGCATGCTTATTTATGCTCTTGTTCCGATAGAACCCGGTTCACAA atttttgataattatggAAGTCACTATGCTGTCATGAATAAATTTGAAAGAGAAGTAAAGCTGAAGCAATACTACTTTAAATGTGAATGCAGAGCATGCAAAGAAGATTGGCCTACATACGAAAATTTATTACCTTTTGAT AAATtgataacaaataaaaaaattaaagaggAGATAGAAACAactcttcaaaattttaatgcttACGTTGAATATGCAAAGGCAGGTGATATCGAAAGTAAGCATTATTTATTGGAAGATTTATCTAAAATTACTTCTATTCTGATTAAAAATGTACCAATGCCATGCTGCACTGTAAATAATGTTATTGAAACATTAAAAAGGTTATTTTCTTTAACTT
- the LOC100115042 gene encoding SET and MYND domain-containing protein 4 isoform X3: MDDVRNLLLAKMKATGKSNEMTFKFKIMTTDESRVAIALNIMEVFQILPQNKCKFKDSQTSINLRHEANRIFISNKNNVDKLLTSWELYSKAIAIAPNTSQELSLAYANRSAVLFCFKKFEECIGDINHALELNYPTHLKDALDVKYSDKFGRHIITTRKINAGDILIIEKPYATMLIPEKAYTHCSQCLNVYWALIPCEFCIHAMYCSKRCKNEAWKQYHDIECAAAGYLLELDFNKCALFSMRLSILALRELGSVNNLRSNLEQINNCSHKDAISEEIFQSNKYHSLFTLVTNTGKRSISDLFERALNAAFILYYLCTNTTLFGKKFESEISQISTNKDATYVGGLILRNMQIIPSNIHSYEEECRINTIDIGVSAQPFCSLINHSCDPNVSRCSTGNGMLIYALVPIEPGSQIFDNYGSHYAVMNKFEREVKLKQYYFKCECRACKEDWPTYENLLPFDKLITNKKIKEEIETTLQNFNAYVEYAKAGDIESKHYLLEDLSKITSILIKNVPMPCCTVNNVIETLKRLFSLTYGNKFEIPPIN, encoded by the exons ATGGATGACGTAAGAAATCTATTATTAGCTAAAATGAAAGCAACAGGAAAAAGTAATGAAATgacttttaaatttaaaatcatgACTACTGATGAATCAAGAGTTGCAATAGCACTTAATATCATGGAAGTATTTCAAATATTACCACAAAATAAGTGTAAATTTAAAGACTCGCAGACATCAATTAATTTACGTCATGAAGCTAACAGAATTTTtatatcaaacaaaaataatgttgATAAGCTGCTTACATCATGGGAGTTATATTCAAAAGCTATTGCTATAGCTCCTAATACATCCCAAGAGCTTTCTTTAGCATATGCTAATCGATCAGCAGTGTTATTCTGTTTCAAGAAATTTGAAGAATGTATAGGAGACATTAACCACGCCTTAGAATTAAATTACCCGACTCATCTGAAAG ATGCCTTAGATGTTAAATATAGTGATAAATTTGGACGACACATTATAACTACACGGAAAATTAATGCAGGCGATATATTGATTATTGAAAAACCTTATGCAACTATGTTGATACCTGAAAAGGCATATACTCATTGTTCACAGTGTTTAAATGTTTATTGGGCGCTAATTCCTTGTGAATTTTGTATTCATGCAATGTATTGTTCTAAAAGATGTAAAAATGAAGCCTGGAAACAATATCATGACATAgagtgtgctgctgctggataTTTGTTGgaattagattttaataaatgtgCATTGTTTAGTATGAGATTATCAATTTTGGCTTTGAGAGAATTAGGAAGTGTAAATAATTTAAGAAGTAATTTAGAACAGATTAACAATT GTTCTCATAAAGATGCCATCTCtgaagaaatatttcaaagtaATAAATATCATAGTTTGTTTACACTTGTAACTAATACGGGCAAAAGGTCAATATCCGATCTTTTTGAAAGAGCATTAAATGCTGCATTCAtcctttattatttatgcacCAATACAACACtctttggaaaaaaatttgaatcagaaataaGCCAAATAAGTACAAACAAAGATGCTACTTATGTCGGTGGATTAATTTTGCGCAATATGCAAATAATTCCTAGCAATATTCACAGT taTGAAGAAGAATGTAGAATTAATACAATTGACATAGGAGTATCAGCTCAACCATTTTGCAGCCTTATTAACCACAGTTGTGATCCGAATGTATCTAGATGCTCAACAGGGAATGGCATGCTTATTTATGCTCTTGTTCCGATAGAACCCGGTTCACAA atttttgataattatggAAGTCACTATGCTGTCATGAATAAATTTGAAAGAGAAGTAAAGCTGAAGCAATACTACTTTAAATGTGAATGCAGAGCATGCAAAGAAGATTGGCCTACATACGAAAATTTATTACCTTTTGAT AAATtgataacaaataaaaaaattaaagaggAGATAGAAACAactcttcaaaattttaatgcttACGTTGAATATGCAAAGGCAGGTGATATCGAAAGTAAGCATTATTTATTGGAAGATTTATCTAAAATTACTTCTATTCTGATTAAAAATGTACCAATGCCATGCTGCACTGTAAATAATGTTATTGAAACATTAAAAAGGTTATTTTCTTTAACTT
- the LOC100115042 gene encoding SET and MYND domain-containing protein 4 isoform X4: protein MDDVRNLLLAKMKATGKSNEMTFKFKIMTTDESRVAIALNIMEVFQILPQNKCKFKDSQTSINLRHEANRIFISNKNNVDKLLTSWELYSKAIAIAPNTSQELSLAYANRSAVLFCFKKFEECIGDINHALELNYPTHLKDALDVKYSDKFGRHIITTRKINAGDILIIEKPYATMLIPEKAYTHCSQCLNVYWALIPCEFCIHAMYCSKRCKNEAWKQYHDIECAAAGYLLELDFNKCALFSMRLSILALRELGSVNNLRSSHKDAISEEIFQSNKYHSLFTLVTNTGKRSISDLFERALNAAFILYYLCTNTTLFGKKFESEISQISTNKDATYVGGLILRNMQIIPSNIHSYEEECRINTIDIGVSAQPFCSLINHSCDPNVSRCSTGNGMLIYALVPIEPGSQIFDNYGSHYAVMNKFEREVKLKQYYFKCECRACKEDWPTYENLLPFDKLITNKKIKEEIETTLQNFNAYVEYAKAGDIESKHYLLEDLSKITSILIKNVPMPCCTVNNVIETLKRLFSLTYGNKFEIPPIN from the exons ATGGATGACGTAAGAAATCTATTATTAGCTAAAATGAAAGCAACAGGAAAAAGTAATGAAATgacttttaaatttaaaatcatgACTACTGATGAATCAAGAGTTGCAATAGCACTTAATATCATGGAAGTATTTCAAATATTACCACAAAATAAGTGTAAATTTAAAGACTCGCAGACATCAATTAATTTACGTCATGAAGCTAACAGAATTTTtatatcaaacaaaaataatgttgATAAGCTGCTTACATCATGGGAGTTATATTCAAAAGCTATTGCTATAGCTCCTAATACATCCCAAGAGCTTTCTTTAGCATATGCTAATCGATCAGCAGTGTTATTCTGTTTCAAGAAATTTGAAGAATGTATAGGAGACATTAACCACGCCTTAGAATTAAATTACCCGACTCATCTGAAAG ATGCCTTAGATGTTAAATATAGTGATAAATTTGGACGACACATTATAACTACACGGAAAATTAATGCAGGCGATATATTGATTATTGAAAAACCTTATGCAACTATGTTGATACCTGAAAAGGCATATACTCATTGTTCACAGTGTTTAAATGTTTATTGGGCGCTAATTCCTTGTGAATTTTGTATTCATGCAATGTATTGTTCTAAAAGATGTAAAAATGAAGCCTGGAAACAATATCATGACATAgagtgtgctgctgctggataTTTGTTGgaattagattttaataaatgtgCATTGTTTAGTATGAGATTATCAATTTTGGCTTTGAGAGAATTAGGAAGTGTAAATAATTTAAGAA GTTCTCATAAAGATGCCATCTCtgaagaaatatttcaaagtaATAAATATCATAGTTTGTTTACACTTGTAACTAATACGGGCAAAAGGTCAATATCCGATCTTTTTGAAAGAGCATTAAATGCTGCATTCAtcctttattatttatgcacCAATACAACACtctttggaaaaaaatttgaatcagaaataaGCCAAATAAGTACAAACAAAGATGCTACTTATGTCGGTGGATTAATTTTGCGCAATATGCAAATAATTCCTAGCAATATTCACAGT taTGAAGAAGAATGTAGAATTAATACAATTGACATAGGAGTATCAGCTCAACCATTTTGCAGCCTTATTAACCACAGTTGTGATCCGAATGTATCTAGATGCTCAACAGGGAATGGCATGCTTATTTATGCTCTTGTTCCGATAGAACCCGGTTCACAA atttttgataattatggAAGTCACTATGCTGTCATGAATAAATTTGAAAGAGAAGTAAAGCTGAAGCAATACTACTTTAAATGTGAATGCAGAGCATGCAAAGAAGATTGGCCTACATACGAAAATTTATTACCTTTTGAT AAATtgataacaaataaaaaaattaaagaggAGATAGAAACAactcttcaaaattttaatgcttACGTTGAATATGCAAAGGCAGGTGATATCGAAAGTAAGCATTATTTATTGGAAGATTTATCTAAAATTACTTCTATTCTGATTAAAAATGTACCAATGCCATGCTGCACTGTAAATAATGTTATTGAAACATTAAAAAGGTTATTTTCTTTAACTT